A stretch of the Pseudoruegeria sp. SHC-113 genome encodes the following:
- a CDS encoding calcium/sodium antiporter, translating to MDWLYVAVGLVILLLGGDALVRGAVNLSLRLGVPALIVSLTIVAFGTSAPELLISVGAVMEGVPGLALGNVIGSNTANILLVLGLPALLAPMHTSECDSRKTYLFMIAASLLFIVLCFLGPITWWHALILLAGLAVVLGDAFRDAMRHRENGAACAMSEGEEEVEGADPEMSGTKIAIYIILGLIGLPLGAELLVEGAENIARTFGVPETVIGLTLVALGTSLPELATTIMAALRRQADVALGNVIGSNMFNLLAIMGITGLVGPLPVDPGLLHFDLWVMLGASLLLAPFVFMKLDITRGWGLLLTALYLAYVGRFFLL from the coding sequence ATGGATTGGCTATATGTGGCCGTAGGCCTCGTCATTCTCCTTCTGGGGGGAGATGCGCTAGTGCGTGGGGCGGTGAATTTGAGTCTGCGGTTGGGTGTGCCCGCGCTGATCGTCAGCCTCACCATCGTGGCCTTCGGAACCTCCGCGCCGGAATTGCTGATCTCCGTCGGCGCTGTGATGGAAGGCGTGCCGGGGCTGGCACTAGGCAATGTGATCGGCTCCAACACGGCCAATATCCTGCTTGTCCTCGGTCTGCCGGCGCTGCTCGCCCCGATGCACACCAGCGAATGCGACAGCCGCAAGACCTACCTCTTCATGATCGCCGCCAGCCTGCTGTTCATCGTGCTCTGCTTCCTTGGGCCGATCACATGGTGGCACGCGCTGATCCTGCTTGCGGGCCTTGCCGTGGTGCTGGGTGATGCCTTCCGCGATGCGATGCGGCACCGGGAGAACGGCGCGGCCTGCGCGATGAGCGAAGGCGAGGAAGAGGTCGAGGGCGCGGACCCGGAGATGTCGGGCACCAAGATCGCGATCTACATTATCCTCGGCCTGATCGGCCTGCCGCTCGGCGCGGAGCTTCTGGTGGAAGGGGCCGAAAACATCGCCCGCACCTTCGGCGTGCCGGAAACGGTGATCGGCCTCACGCTGGTGGCGCTGGGCACCTCGCTGCCCGAACTGGCCACCACGATCATGGCCGCGCTGCGCCGTCAGGCCGATGTGGCTTTGGGCAACGTGATCGGCTCCAACATGTTCAACCTGCTTGCGATCATGGGCATCACCGGCCTCGTCGGGCCGCTGCCCGTGGATCCTGGCCTGCTGCATTTCGACCTTTGGGTCATGCTGGGCGCCTCGCTCCTGCTTGCGCCTTTCGTCTTCATGAAGCTTGATATCACCCGCGGCTGGGGGCTTCTGCTCACCGCGCTCTACCTTGCCTATGTGGGGCGGTTCTTCCTGCTCTGA
- a CDS encoding TAXI family TRAP transporter solute-binding subunit produces MFAKLKLTAAAAAVCVMAAPAAYAEEFITIGTGGVTGVYYPTGGAICRLVNKGRKEHGIRCSVESTGGSVYNINTIREGELEFGVAQSDWQYHAYNGTSKFSEQGPFKDLRAVFSVHPEPFTVVARADSGIKNFKDLVGKRVNIGNPGSGQRGTMEVVMEKMGWDNSTFALATELKAAEQSAALCDNQIDAMVYTVGHPSGSIQEATTACDSVLVNVEGDEIKALVDANSYYRHATIVGGVYRGNPDDTHTFGVGATFVTSTAVSDEAVYAVVSSVFENFEDFKKLHPAFANLEPQEMATAGLSAPLHPGAEKYYKEKGWIE; encoded by the coding sequence ATGTTTGCGAAACTGAAACTCACTGCAGCGGCGGCAGCCGTCTGCGTGATGGCTGCCCCGGCCGCTTACGCCGAGGAGTTCATCACCATCGGTACCGGCGGCGTGACCGGCGTGTACTACCCTACGGGCGGCGCGATCTGCCGCCTCGTCAACAAGGGCCGCAAGGAGCACGGCATCCGCTGCTCCGTGGAATCCACCGGTGGCTCCGTCTACAACATCAACACCATCCGCGAAGGCGAGCTTGAGTTCGGCGTTGCCCAGTCCGACTGGCAGTACCACGCCTACAACGGCACCTCGAAGTTCTCCGAGCAGGGCCCGTTCAAGGATCTGCGCGCCGTCTTCTCCGTGCACCCCGAGCCCTTCACCGTGGTGGCCCGTGCTGACTCCGGCATCAAGAATTTCAAGGATCTTGTCGGCAAGCGCGTGAACATCGGCAACCCGGGCTCCGGCCAGCGCGGCACGATGGAAGTGGTGATGGAGAAAATGGGTTGGGATAACTCCACCTTCGCCCTCGCCACCGAGCTGAAGGCTGCCGAACAGTCCGCCGCCCTCTGCGACAACCAGATCGACGCGATGGTCTACACCGTGGGCCACCCCTCCGGCTCCATCCAGGAAGCCACCACCGCCTGTGACTCGGTGCTGGTGAACGTGGAAGGCGACGAGATCAAAGCACTGGTGGATGCCAACTCCTACTACCGTCACGCCACCATCGTGGGCGGCGTCTACCGCGGCAACCCGGATGACACCCACACCTTCGGTGTCGGCGCGACCTTCGTGACCTCCACCGCCGTGTCGGACGAGGCCGTTTACGCCGTCGTGTCTTCCGTCTTCGAAAACTTCGAAGACTTCAAAAAGCTGCACCCGGCCTTTGCAAACCTCGAGCCCCAGGAAATGGCGACGGCTGGTCTCTCTGCCCCGCTGCACCCGGGCGCCGAGAAATACTACAAAGAAAAAGGCTGGATCGAGTAA
- the glpK gene encoding glycerol kinase GlpK, which translates to MTYVMAIDQGTTSSRAILFDGEMKIAAVAQEEFTQHFPQSGWVEHAPADLWDTVQRTARDVLKKQGVSAGDIAAIGITNQRETTVVWDKATGEPVYNAIVWQDRRTSAYCAEMREAGHEPMVAQKTGLLLDPYFSATKVRWILENVEGARARAEAGELLFGTVDCFLIWKLTGGAVHATDATNAARTMLYNIREGRWDDQICAALGVPMAMLPEVRDTDGDFGETEILGAPVRILGVAGDQQAATVGQACFEPGMMKSTYGTGCFALLNTGDTLVESTHRMLGTIAYQFGGKPTYALEGSIFIAGAAVQWLRDGLKVIESAADTAPLAEDADDSQEVILVPAFTGLGAPYWNADSRGAIFGLTRNTGPAEFARATLESVGYQTRDLLEAMRADSGDAGLGQVLRVDGGMSASDWTMQFLADILDATVDRPTILETTALGVAWIAGKNAGVYPDQAGFAATWAREKRFTAEMADGIRARKYKAWKRAIEGTLVY; encoded by the coding sequence ATGACCTATGTAATGGCGATCGATCAGGGAACCACGTCCTCGCGCGCGATCCTGTTTGACGGCGAGATGAAAATCGCCGCCGTCGCGCAAGAGGAGTTCACCCAGCATTTCCCGCAATCGGGCTGGGTGGAGCACGCGCCTGCCGACCTCTGGGACACGGTGCAGCGCACCGCGCGCGACGTGCTGAAGAAACAGGGCGTTTCAGCAGGCGACATTGCCGCCATCGGCATCACCAACCAGCGCGAAACCACCGTTGTCTGGGACAAGGCCACAGGCGAGCCGGTGTATAATGCCATTGTCTGGCAGGACCGCCGCACCTCCGCTTATTGCGCCGAAATGCGCGAGGCCGGGCATGAGCCGATGGTGGCGCAGAAAACCGGCCTGCTGCTCGATCCCTATTTCTCGGCCACCAAGGTGCGCTGGATCCTTGAAAACGTCGAAGGCGCGCGGGCGCGGGCCGAGGCGGGCGAACTGCTGTTCGGCACCGTTGATTGCTTCCTGATCTGGAAGCTCACCGGCGGCGCTGTCCATGCGACCGATGCCACCAATGCCGCGCGCACGATGCTTTACAACATCCGTGAGGGGCGCTGGGACGATCAGATCTGCGCGGCGCTGGGCGTGCCCATGGCGATGCTGCCCGAGGTGCGCGACACCGATGGCGATTTCGGCGAAACCGAGATCCTCGGCGCGCCGGTGCGCATTCTGGGCGTGGCGGGCGATCAGCAGGCGGCCACCGTGGGCCAAGCCTGTTTCGAGCCGGGGATGATGAAATCCACCTATGGCACGGGCTGCTTCGCCCTGCTGAACACCGGCGACACGCTGGTGGAAAGCACGCACCGGATGCTGGGCACCATCGCCTACCAGTTCGGCGGCAAGCCCACTTACGCGCTGGAAGGCTCCATTTTCATCGCGGGCGCGGCCGTGCAATGGCTGCGCGACGGGCTCAAGGTAATCGAAAGCGCCGCCGATACCGCGCCGCTGGCCGAGGATGCCGACGACAGCCAGGAGGTGATCCTTGTGCCCGCCTTCACCGGCCTTGGTGCGCCCTATTGGAACGCCGACAGCCGGGGCGCGATCTTCGGCCTGACGCGCAACACCGGCCCCGCCGAATTTGCCCGCGCCACGCTGGAGAGCGTCGGCTACCAGACGCGCGATCTGCTGGAGGCCATGCGGGCTGACAGTGGCGACGCGGGCCTCGGGCAGGTGCTGCGGGTGGATGGTGGCATGTCCGCGAGCGATTGGACGATGCAATTCCTCGCCGACATCCTCGACGCCACGGTGGATCGCCCCACGATCCTTGAAACCACCGCGCTGGGCGTGGCGTGGATTGCCGGGAAGAATGCTGGCGTCTACCCGGATCAGGCCGGTTTCGCCGCCACATGGGCGCGGGAGAAGCGCTTTACTGCGGAAATGGCCGATGGGATCCGCGCGCGGAAATACAAGGCCTGGAAGCGCGCAATCGAAGGCACGCTGGTCTATTAA
- a CDS encoding aspartate aminotransferase family protein — protein sequence MSHVFGRSCKATLPMVSHGDGVYLIDDSGKRYFDGSGGAAVSCLGHSDPDVTAAIKAQLDQVAFAHTGFFTSQPAEALADKLVEHAPEGIEHVYLVSGGSEAMEAALKLARQYYLEIGQPGRVNIIARRQSYHGNTLGALATGGNMWRREPFAPLMINTTHISPCYEYRGRDEGESAFDYGQRVANELEDEIQRLGPDTVMAFVAEPVVGATAGAVPPVEGYFKRVREICDAHGVLLILDEVMCGMGRTGSLFACEQEGVRPDILAIAKGLGAGYQPIGAMLCSDTIFAAIRDGSGFFQHGHTYMAHPTASAAALAVVTKLTDGGLVAQCAERGAELKAALEARFGQHPHVGDIRGRGLFLGIELVEDRAMKAPFDPKLGLNKKLKAAAFEAGLICYPMGGTIDGQTGDHILLAPPFIMGPEHVDEIVDKLDTALKAVL from the coding sequence ATGTCCCATGTTTTCGGACGCAGCTGCAAAGCCACCCTGCCGATGGTGTCCCATGGCGATGGCGTCTATCTGATCGATGATTCGGGGAAACGCTACTTCGACGGCTCCGGCGGCGCGGCTGTCTCCTGCCTAGGCCATTCGGACCCGGACGTGACGGCAGCGATCAAGGCGCAGCTGGATCAGGTGGCCTTTGCGCACACCGGTTTCTTTACCTCGCAACCCGCCGAAGCACTGGCCGACAAGCTCGTCGAGCACGCGCCGGAAGGCATTGAGCATGTCTATCTTGTTTCCGGCGGTTCCGAGGCGATGGAAGCGGCGCTGAAGCTGGCACGGCAGTATTACCTCGAGATTGGCCAGCCCGGGCGCGTGAACATCATCGCCCGGCGGCAGAGCTACCACGGCAACACGCTCGGCGCGCTTGCAACAGGCGGCAACATGTGGCGGCGGGAGCCCTTCGCGCCGCTGATGATCAACACCACCCATATCTCGCCCTGCTATGAATACCGGGGCCGGGACGAGGGCGAGAGCGCTTTTGACTACGGCCAGCGCGTGGCCAACGAGCTTGAGGACGAGATCCAGCGGCTGGGGCCGGACACCGTGATGGCCTTCGTGGCCGAGCCCGTGGTGGGCGCCACGGCGGGTGCGGTGCCGCCGGTGGAGGGCTATTTCAAACGCGTGCGCGAGATCTGCGATGCCCATGGTGTGCTGCTGATCCTTGATGAGGTCATGTGCGGCATGGGGCGCACCGGCAGCCTTTTTGCTTGCGAACAGGAAGGCGTGCGCCCGGATATTCTTGCCATCGCCAAGGGACTTGGGGCGGGCTATCAGCCCATCGGCGCGATGCTCTGCTCCGATACGATTTTCGCCGCGATCCGTGATGGCTCGGGCTTCTTCCAGCATGGTCACACTTACATGGCGCATCCCACTGCCAGCGCCGCCGCCCTTGCCGTGGTGACGAAGCTCACCGACGGCGGGCTCGTGGCGCAATGCGCCGAACGCGGCGCGGAACTGAAAGCCGCGCTTGAGGCGCGTTTTGGCCAGCACCCCCACGTGGGCGACATTCGCGGACGCGGGCTGTTTCTTGGCATCGAACTGGTGGAGGACCGCGCCATGAAAGCGCCGTTTGACCCCAAGCTGGGGCTGAACAAGAAGCTCAAGGCCGCCGCTTTCGAGGCGGGCCTCATCTGCTACCCGATGGGCGGCACGATCGACGGGCAAACAGGCGATCACATCCTGCTTGCGCCGCCCTTCATCATGGGCCCGGAGCATGTGGATGAGATCGTCGACAAGCTCGATACGGCTCTGAAAGCGGTGCTCTGA
- a CDS encoding MurR/RpiR family transcriptional regulator yields MNSRISIEEAIAAEYSGLSAKLRTAADYVAANPIDVSTRSLRSISLSSGVSPATFSRLARALGFDTYEAMRELSRSAIGRSSISFSEKAGRIVADAGTGKQPPFLERQAAACIANIAALPKLIDAQRLDTAVEALHKARNVVVYGAYGSTGIIEYLSYMANFVTPKWSMAGRMGASVSTTLTHLSEQDAVIILTKPPFARRSILTAEMAREKGAYVIVITDTHTCPAVKYASNTFIIPTDSPQFFSSYAATLVLLETMIGMLVERSGKDAELRINTVESGNRRLEDFWSGDDEE; encoded by the coding sequence ATGAACAGCCGGATTTCGATCGAGGAAGCCATTGCGGCCGAGTACAGCGGGCTGAGCGCCAAGCTGCGCACGGCAGCGGATTACGTGGCTGCGAACCCGATCGATGTCTCCACCCGCTCGCTGCGCTCGATCTCGCTGTCGTCCGGTGTTTCGCCTGCCACATTCTCGCGGCTGGCACGAGCGCTGGGTTTTGACACCTATGAGGCCATGCGGGAGCTGTCGCGGTCGGCCATCGGGCGCTCCTCCATCAGCTTTTCCGAGAAAGCCGGCCGGATCGTGGCCGATGCGGGCACCGGCAAGCAACCGCCTTTCCTTGAGCGACAGGCCGCCGCCTGCATCGCCAATATCGCCGCCCTGCCCAAGCTGATCGACGCCCAGCGCCTCGATACCGCGGTTGAAGCGCTGCACAAGGCGCGCAACGTGGTGGTGTACGGGGCCTACGGCTCCACCGGGATCATCGAATACCTCTCCTACATGGCCAATTTCGTGACTCCGAAATGGAGCATGGCCGGGCGCATGGGGGCCTCTGTCAGCACCACGCTCACCCATCTCTCCGAACAGGACGCCGTGATCATCCTGACGAAGCCGCCCTTCGCGCGGCGCTCGATCCTCACGGCGGAGATGGCGCGCGAGAAAGGGGCCTATGTGATTGTCATCACCGACACGCATACTTGCCCCGCCGTCAAATATGCGTCGAACACCTTCATTATTCCCACTGACAGCCCGCAGTTTTTCTCCTCCTATGCCGCCACCCTCGTTCTGCTTGAAACGATGATCGGTATGCTGGTGGAACGCTCCGGCAAAGATGCCGAGCTGCGGATCAACACGGTGGAATCCGGCAATCGCCGTCTGGAAGACTTCTGGAGCGGCGATGATGAAGAGTAA
- a CDS encoding 3-keto-5-aminohexanoate cleavage protein, whose product MLPHLMVAPNGARRGKADHPALPITLDEILTEARACREAGADGLHLHLRDAQGGHLLDAGAYREALTAFDAALPGFAVQITTEAAGRYAPDHQRRVALESGARSVSVSIAEMTAGEAAQTAPEFYAACDAAGITVQHILYDAGELDGLAGVLGEARFRDPALQLICVLGRYTGAAGSDPAGIAQFTEAFARHGIQPDWALCAFGPQETACLRAARAAGGKCRVGFENSLWNADGSLAGSNAERVREVRARAFA is encoded by the coding sequence ATGCTCCCCCACTTGATGGTCGCGCCCAACGGGGCGCGGCGCGGCAAGGCCGATCATCCGGCCCTGCCGATCACCCTTGATGAAATCCTCACCGAGGCCCGCGCCTGCCGCGAGGCCGGGGCGGACGGGCTGCACCTGCACCTGCGCGACGCACAAGGCGGCCATTTGCTCGATGCCGGGGCCTACCGCGAGGCACTCACGGCATTTGACGCGGCGCTGCCGGGCTTTGCCGTGCAGATCACGACAGAGGCCGCTGGCCGTTACGCGCCCGATCACCAGCGCCGCGTGGCGCTTGAGAGCGGTGCGCGCTCGGTTTCGGTTTCCATCGCCGAGATGACAGCCGGAGAGGCGGCCCAGACTGCGCCGGAGTTCTATGCCGCCTGCGATGCGGCCGGGATCACTGTGCAGCATATCCTCTATGATGCGGGCGAGTTGGACGGTCTGGCCGGGGTGCTGGGCGAGGCGCGCTTTCGCGATCCCGCGCTCCAGCTGATCTGCGTGCTGGGCCGCTATACCGGAGCCGCTGGCAGCGATCCGGCGGGTATAGCGCAGTTCACAGAGGCTTTCGCGCGCCATGGTATCCAGCCGGATTGGGCGCTCTGTGCCTTTGGGCCGCAGGAAACGGCCTGCCTGCGCGCCGCCCGTGCGGCGGGCGGGAAGTGCCGCGTTGGTTTTGAAAACTCGCTTTGGAATGCCGATGGCAGCCTTGCCGGAAGCAATGCCGAACGGGTGCGGGAGGTCCGGGCCCGCGCTTTCGCTTGA
- a CDS encoding S49 family peptidase, translated as MKSWIPSFKSPPKVAVVRLSGVIAANGRGAALNDEAVGPVLERAFKKGKPKAVALVLNSPGGSPVQSSLIGARIRRLSEEHGIPAIAFVEDVAASGGYWIASAADEIWADESSIIGSIGVISAGFGLDVWMKRQGIDRRVHTAGESKSMLDPFRPENPEDVARLNTLLEQLHETFKSQITARRGGKLPEGQDLFTGEVWLGRKAQELGLIDGIGHLVPKMKERFGEKVKFLTYGPKRPFLRRFGAQLATDALDGFEERAHFARFGL; from the coding sequence ATGAAAAGCTGGATCCCGTCTTTCAAATCCCCGCCGAAAGTGGCGGTGGTGCGCCTTTCGGGCGTGATCGCCGCCAATGGCCGTGGTGCCGCCCTGAACGATGAGGCTGTCGGCCCGGTGCTGGAACGCGCCTTCAAAAAGGGCAAGCCCAAGGCCGTGGCGCTGGTGCTGAACTCCCCCGGCGGCTCGCCGGTGCAAAGCTCCCTGATCGGCGCGCGCATCCGCAGGCTTTCGGAAGAACACGGGATCCCCGCCATCGCCTTCGTGGAAGACGTAGCCGCCTCGGGCGGTTACTGGATCGCTTCCGCTGCCGATGAGATCTGGGCCGATGAAAGCTCGATCATCGGCTCCATCGGCGTGATCTCGGCGGGCTTCGGGCTGGATGTCTGGATGAAACGGCAGGGGATCGACCGCCGGGTGCACACCGCCGGCGAGAGCAAATCCATGCTGGACCCGTTCCGCCCGGAAAATCCCGAGGACGTGGCGCGGCTCAACACGTTGCTCGAACAACTGCACGAGACGTTCAAATCCCAGATTACCGCCCGCCGGGGCGGCAAGCTGCCTGAGGGGCAGGATCTGTTTACCGGCGAAGTCTGGCTTGGCCGCAAGGCGCAGGAACTGGGGCTGATCGACGGGATCGGCCACCTCGTGCCCAAGATGAAGGAACGCTTTGGCGAGAAGGTGAAGTTCCTCACCTACGGCCCCAAGCGCCCCTTCCTGCGCCGCTTCGGCGCGCAGCTTGCCACCGATGCCCTTGACGGCTTTGAGGAGCGTGCCCATTTCGCCCGCTTCGGGCTCTGA
- the glpD gene encoding glycerol-3-phosphate dehydrogenase: MSETTDLFIIGGGINGCGIARDAAGRGLSVRLVEMNDLASATSSASTKLFHGGLRYLEFFEFRLVREALIEREVLLSAMPHISWPMRFVLPYSSAMRFESDTPTSKLLSTVMPWMKGRRPAWLIRLGLAMYDTMGGRKILPATRKVDLKDTPVGAPLQPKFSTAWEYSDCWVQDARLVILNARDAEARGAEILPRTKMLSAEREGDLWKIRTQNTETGAEAEYTARAIVNAGGPWVEDVMTGKLRRNTGESIRLVRGSHIVVPKLYDHDRCYFFQGEDGRIIFAIPYEEDFTLIGTTDADHKDLGAKPVCTPEEQAYLCAFASKYFKQPITTDQIVWTYSGVRPLYDDGASSATAATREYVLSLDEAPGAPLLNVFGGKITTYRKLAEAAMAKLAPRLGNEKGIWTAGVPLPGGDFAYADLGKLHSDLASEYPFLTPAWLRRMVKAYGTETRAILGKAEAVADLGQYFGASLTEAELRWLVEKEYARTAEDVLWRRGKLGLRLSAEETAAVEDWMEENATSKA; the protein is encoded by the coding sequence ATGAGCGAGACGACGGACCTCTTCATCATCGGCGGCGGCATCAACGGCTGCGGCATCGCACGGGACGCGGCGGGCCGGGGGCTTTCGGTGCGCCTTGTCGAGATGAACGATCTGGCCTCGGCCACCTCCTCGGCCTCCACCAAACTGTTCCACGGGGGCCTGCGCTACCTTGAGTTCTTCGAGTTCCGCCTCGTGCGCGAAGCGCTGATCGAGCGCGAGGTGCTGCTCTCGGCCATGCCGCACATCAGCTGGCCGATGCGCTTCGTGCTGCCCTATTCCTCGGCCATGCGCTTTGAGAGCGACACCCCCACGTCGAAGCTTCTCTCCACCGTCATGCCGTGGATGAAAGGCCGCCGCCCCGCTTGGCTGATCCGGCTGGGGCTCGCGATGTATGACACGATGGGCGGGCGCAAGATCCTGCCCGCCACGCGTAAGGTGGATCTCAAGGACACGCCCGTCGGCGCGCCGTTGCAGCCGAAATTCTCCACGGCGTGGGAATACTCCGATTGCTGGGTGCAGGACGCCCGCCTCGTGATCCTGAACGCCCGCGACGCCGAGGCGCGCGGAGCCGAGATCCTACCGCGCACCAAGATGCTTTCGGCGGAACGGGAAGGCGATCTCTGGAAGATCCGCACCCAGAACACCGAGACGGGGGCAGAGGCCGAATACACCGCGCGCGCCATCGTGAACGCGGGCGGGCCGTGGGTCGAGGACGTGATGACTGGCAAGCTGCGCCGCAACACCGGCGAAAGCATCCGGCTGGTGCGCGGCTCCCACATCGTGGTGCCCAAGCTTTACGATCACGATCGCTGCTATTTCTTCCAAGGCGAGGACGGGCGGATCATTTTCGCCATTCCTTACGAGGAAGATTTCACCCTGATTGGCACCACTGACGCCGATCACAAGGATCTGGGCGCGAAGCCCGTTTGCACGCCGGAGGAGCAGGCCTATCTCTGCGCCTTCGCGTCCAAGTATTTCAAGCAGCCGATCACCACCGACCAGATCGTCTGGACCTATTCCGGCGTGCGTCCGCTCTATGATGACGGCGCAAGTTCGGCCACGGCGGCAACGCGGGAATATGTGCTGTCGCTGGACGAAGCCCCCGGCGCGCCGCTTCTGAACGTGTTCGGCGGCAAGATCACCACCTACCGCAAGCTCGCCGAGGCCGCGATGGCCAAGCTCGCGCCGCGCCTTGGCAACGAGAAAGGCATCTGGACAGCCGGTGTGCCGCTGCCCGGCGGCGATTTCGCCTACGCGGATCTGGGTAAGCTGCACAGCGATCTGGCCAGCGAATACCCTTTCCTCACCCCGGCATGGCTGCGCCGGATGGTGAAAGCTTACGGCACCGAGACCCGCGCGATCCTTGGCAAGGCCGAGGCCGTGGCCGACCTGGGCCAGTATTTCGGCGCCTCGCTCACCGAGGCCGAACTGCGGTGGCTGGTGGAGAAGGAATATGCCCGCACCGCCGAGGATGTGCTCTGGCGGCGCGGCAAGCTGGGCCTGCGGCTCTCGGCGGAGGAAACCGCCGCCGTTGAGGACTGGATGGAAGAGAACGCAACCAGCAAGGCTTGA
- a CDS encoding SDR family oxidoreductase, giving the protein MAQTALVTGAARRLGRAMALYLAERGYDVAVHYQGSEAEAQEVVAQIRAMGRKAEAFQADLVAEEGIQSLYPRVAAAFEGPVTCLVNNASVFDYDNLHTATRESWDRHMQSNLRAPFVLTQALAAQAPAAGVDANGEPIATSLVINMLDQRVRKLTPEFMTYTIAKMGLWAFTQTAARALAPAVRVNAIGPGPTLKGARQSEAHFANQRAATILKRGANPDDITAALGYFLDAPSVTGQLLCTDGGQHLGWQTPDVQGPE; this is encoded by the coding sequence ATGGCTCAGACGGCACTGGTAACGGGAGCGGCCCGCAGGCTTGGCCGCGCCATGGCGCTGTATCTGGCGGAGCGCGGCTATGACGTGGCCGTGCATTATCAGGGCTCTGAGGCCGAGGCGCAGGAGGTCGTGGCGCAGATAAGGGCGATGGGCCGCAAGGCCGAGGCGTTTCAGGCGGATCTGGTGGCGGAAGAGGGCATTCAAAGCCTCTATCCGCGCGTGGCCGCCGCTTTTGAGGGCCCCGTGACCTGCCTCGTGAACAACGCCAGCGTGTTTGATTACGACAACCTGCACACGGCCACGCGTGAGAGCTGGGATCGCCACATGCAGAGCAACCTGCGCGCGCCTTTCGTGCTGACGCAGGCGCTGGCCGCACAGGCCCCGGCTGCGGGCGTGGACGCAAATGGCGAGCCGATCGCCACGTCGCTGGTGATCAACATGCTCGATCAGCGCGTGCGCAAGCTGACCCCTGAGTTCATGACCTACACCATCGCAAAGATGGGCCTCTGGGCCTTCACCCAGACAGCCGCGCGGGCGCTGGCCCCGGCGGTGAGGGTGAACGCCATTGGCCCCGGCCCCACCCTGAAAGGCGCGCGCCAGAGCGAGGCGCATTTTGCCAACCAGCGCGCCGCCACGATCCTGAAGCGGGGCGCGAACCCTGACGATATCACCGCCGCGCTGGGCTATTTCCTCGACGCCCCTTCCGTCACCGGCCAGCTGCTGTGCACCGATGGCGGGCAGCATCTGGGCTGGCAAACGCCGGACGTGCAGGGGCCGGAATAA